ataaaaccagTGCCCTGCCAATGTCAGTTCCGTCAGCATAGCCAGGTCTTCTGGGACACCTTCTGAGACGGATTTGTGAGCTGTGGTCGAGACAGGTTTGTGGGCCAGGCGTAGATGTAACATTATGTTTAGAGTTGGTCCTTTTATTTGGTTGGACACGGACGAGTGGGCACGAGTTGGTCCTTTACCTCATCTGCATCTGTCACAGTCTGTTACGTAGACGGAGCGTTATCCTTGTTAGCTTATCGTCTCATGTTGTTGTGATACTGTTGCATCATTTGCAACTGTTTTTACCGTGCATCCGGGCTCGATCGAGCATGGTTAATgaactagcagcagcagcagcagcaacagcacgtgtTGTGCAATATGCTTTGGTGGGTGTGATAGGAGCTTTTTTGTGAAAGAGAATCTCTACTTTCGTGAAGGCAATGAATGGTTAACGActggaaaatgtttaatttcttttccactaTTTAAAGAACCAATCAATTATCAATAGAAAACTATCGGCACATGTGCAGTGTCTCAGTGTTCATGCCCTTAATTCTACTCTCAGGGTACGGTTTATGCTGTGTGCTTCAACTGGCCCAGAAGCGGAACACCCTTGTGCGCGATTGCGTTAGCTGGTTGCGTCCAGTTCAGGGTCAATTTACTTAGCGAGCGAGCGTGTGGGGAGAGCTTTGCGTATGGTTTACTAATTTGCTTCTCGTACGCATTTCGGTGCTATAGGGCcaaaatgcttcaaacaacaacacaatctaACTGTGGCAAGAGTGGCTAAGAAGGGAGTTGACCTCAATCTACGCACGATAGTGCGCTTAGaaggcggggggggggggggcggccCAGGACGCATGTGTGCTGTTTGATGGCCCATTTTCGGTTCACATTTACGCACGCACGCGACTGTGACAGAGAAACTGGCAAGGCGAGATGATAAAAGGGCGAATGACGATCAAAGTCCAGGATGATTGCGGAACGAGATTTCACCCTCATGCAGTACAGTTCTTTGTGTGCGTAGCATATGCATTGGACGTTACGAACGAACCAACTtaggaaatattaaaaaattagttttcttttgttacatTTCTTACTATTAATATCGTTTTTTGTGCATTGcgaaattttccaaacaatcAAAAATACCTTACCCGTTAATTTGCTGTTTCGGATTACATATGCTAAttgcttctttaaaaaaactgtagCAAAGTTGTGTATGATTCAACCGTATTTCGCAATCTCCATTCTAGTGTTGAATGTGTAAACCACCCCTTAAGAAGAACAAAGTTTAAAACAAGAGGCAGTtggtaacaaaagaaaatacacaaTTAGAATATTTCAAGTTATTTGCTTCCCTGATTAGTGTTTTAAGGGGTTAtctaaataaaagaaactcaACCCACCCAAACCACGCAACCGTTGGAAATCTCCAAGGAAACGAATTTGTAACTGACCACACACCTTCTTGTTCATCAAAGTAGGCTtaggaaaagcaaacaaaacctcaaataaaagaaatcgtTTTATAACGACACCGTCGTGTAGGGTTGCTTGGTTGGTTCGGAATGGTGTTCCGTCATCAGGCTTCCGGGGTGGTtctgcaacaaacacacacacatacgcgtcCAGAAGGCCGCCTCATCGTGATAGTATGACCTCTGCGTTGACTTGCTTTTATTGCCGGTAAGCTATTCCGTTTGGCTCATGCAAAAGATAAACCTAATAAGTGGAAGAAGCTGCTAGCgaagctagaaaaaaaaatcacacgaaCCTCTCTAGCAGCTCTAGCCATTCCATTCTTGCACCATCCCTTGCGTCTGTCCGCCAGCACAGGCTGGGTGTGTTGGAGCTGAAAATCAGCTGAATCACGGTTCTTCCCAGAAGATTGCCTGCTTCGGCTCCTATAAtcgcttctctttttttttcttgtttccctTGTTGCgcggttgttgctgctgctgcactcaCCATGCTCGTTTGTTCGTTCTTTGTCTCGATCGATTGCGTGATTCCTGCTTAGTTAGGGGTTTCGATTGAAGGGTGCGTGCTGGTGGTTAATGTGTTGTTTGGGGCTAGTGAGGCGGAGAAAAAGTAGAGATAAAGTAAAGGGAAACGAGCTGTGGTCGACCAAGTGCGTGGAGATGATGACGCTTAGAATTGTGAGCCCATTCTGGAGTAAAATATCGGATTGCATCGTGAGCGAAGGGATATGagaagaaattgatgaaggatattagaaaaaaaacctttgtaCGTGAGTCAAAGTAGCCCACCGCGGATTAATGCTTCATTCAGAGTAAATGAGAAGAGTATTGTATCCAGTAAgaagtagagagagagagagagggcgcgataaatagtgaaaaaaaggaagggtgAAACAGTCGGTGAGGGTgcgtttgctgctggtgcgtTCGGTGCAAGTGTACTTGGAACAGCTGATTGCTCACGTCTCACGGATTCTCCGAACTCGGTGCAGCTGTACCGAGCTGCCATTgaatcatcatcgtctgcGGAAGTGTGAGCCCCGGTGCAAATGAAATGGAAGACATCGAAAAGGAAAGAGAGGGAATGTTACGTGCTGGGTTTGAATGCGAAACACACTGAAAAGGCGAATAGATGAGATAGAAATAATCATTGGATAGAGAGAAAATATGTATTCTCTCTTTTGATGATGGTTCGGTGCATGTGTACCGGATGGCACCGGATCAACGGgttcaaaatgatgatgatgatggcgggGTCAGTTAGGTTGTTTTACAAGttcgtttgattattgaatgtgtataaaggaaaaagttagtttttattttattttatcaccgGACTAATTGTAACAAAAATCTATTGCTGAAATAAGCCATCTCGAGTCTCTTagctaatttttgttttattttctgaatTAAAATCTGAATACATCATGCATGGTAACCCCTTACTTGTTCAattcaacgattttttttattagcaaaTTTTGTTATAAtcaacacatgcggtgttgtCAATATAGCGCAAGCAGTCATACTCgatataaattaaacaaaaattttgttttaaattgagaGAATCATTTAAAGTAAGCAAAACCCTCCTTGAATGcatcttctttttattcttagcttaacgaccttggAGGTCAGGTCACGcaagccatcgaatggcttactagacttgctaatagaacgtagttggatagtaaatCTTCACTAGTGGGGAATGGCACGAGTGGGATTTGAAACCTGGTCCTTGCCATGAGAATACTGGGACCGTTTTTGCCCCACATCTTACATAATTCATATGATCCCCTTTATTTCTTCAGTTAAAACGAATAATATTTTCTGATGAGCTAATATTGCTATGCATGAATTGAGAGATTCCCCTAAAATAAACAGAATCCTCAATGagtgaataataaaattttatttttaagaatcAATGTTTACAGTGTACATTGCTGCACCTACTACAACTCAGAAAAGACACATCGTTTCATATCAGTGTAGAGTTGAAATATGCAACATAAACATAACCAAACttgcacacagaaaaaaaacaatcatctcATGTTTCCATCTGACACATTCAATCGAACAAAAAGTATTATCTGCTTGcgaaaagaattttaattgctGTAATTGAATCGAAACCACTTGTAATGTGTTCttaaaatttaagcaatagttctAGTATTAGTTTGCCGACGTTGGTGTACCGAAGGAAAAAATCTAGCCAGTGCAAGAACGTGTGAAACTGTAAGCTTATGTGACCAATTGGAATAGGAGCGAAATGACGACATAAGACCCGTGTAACTGATGTAATTGTTATCGATTTTTTTGCTATCCATGTGTCCTTTATATGGTTTGTTTGCATGTGACGCATGTACATCGCTACATCCATTGGATTACGAACACGTGTAATTCATTTCTTCTAGGCacgtttggaaggaaaaatagaaTCATACCGTGTGAGAGGGTACACGGACTACATTGAATCAATCATAGCAGTGCAAGATTTTCCCTGAATTCGACAGCTCGTAAACAAGCCTTGCAGCGGCAATCATGGAAGTGAACAAGGATGAAGCAAAGCGCTGTATCGAGATGGCAACTGCTGCCCTAAAAATGGGCAATCTGGAAAAAGCGGaaagattgttgaaaaaatcACAATCCCTCTACCCTTTGGCTCAGGCAGAGGAACTGCTAAAACGGGTAAAGGCGGCCGGATCGAAGCCAAGCTCAGGAAACAGCACGTCCGGAACGGCGTCGGGAGGGACAGCGAATGGTGCAGCTTCCGCTCGCAGACGTCCAGTTAACCGTGAGGGTGAAAAGCCAGCCGAACCGAAGCTAAATATCGATTACACCCAGGAGCAAGCGAATGCTGTCAAACGCGTCCAGAAGTGTAAGGACTTTTACGAAGTGTTGGGCGTATCGCAGGAAGCAACCGATTCGGAGATAAAGAAATGCTATAAGAAGCATGCTCTACAGTTGCATccggacaaaaacaaagcaccggGCGCAATGGAAGCATTCAAATCGCTCGGTAACGCGGTAGAAACGCTAACTGATCCGCAGAAACGGAAAGCGTACGATCTGTACCGTACGACTGGAGGATCTGGAGGATTTGGCGGATCACCGGGCACACGGACGCGAACACCGAACGGAGGCTACACGTACGGTCAGAATGGATTTAACTTCCAGACCGCTTTTGACGAGGGTATTAATACGAACGATCTGTTCAACATGTTCTTCGGTGGTGGATtcccgcaacagcagcaacagcatcagcaacatcacTACTACCGAACGCGTACCGGACGTACCTCGCAGTACGACGATCGAAACGTTAGCCAGCCGAGTCTCATCTTTCAGCTGATTCTGTGCTTTATCGTTGTATCGCTACTGTCGACATTCTTCGCATCGGATCCAGTATACAGTCTGCAGCAAACGGGAAAGTTTTCTGTCGAGCGACGTACCCTCAACCTGAAGATACCGTACTACGTGAAGAACAACTTCCTGAACGAATACCAGGGCACGCTGGGTCGGCTCGAGCATTCGGTGGAGGAGGAGTACGTGACGTACATGAAGCGAGCCTGCAGCAATGAGCGGACGTATCGGGATGCAATGATTGGGCGTGCGAAGAGCTTTGGCAGCCGGGCACAGTATCAGCAGGCACAGCAGCTTAAGGTGCCGTCGTGTGATGCACTGTACCGATTGAATATCGGCGTGGTACAGTACTAGAACGTACCGTCTAAGTAATAAGGCAAAACCAGTCATTCACTCAGTTTTAGGAGGCCCGATTCTTTATTCTGTATGAAGTGATAAGTGTTGGTTATCTTTCACTGTATCTTCGCTTCGTTTCTAAGAACAATCAATATTtgaatcgttttcttttttgcttcttcaacGAAAAGCCAACCACACTACCGCGAAAGAAGCATTTTGTGGGAACACTGTTATTGTGTAGGATTTTATTCGGGTGGGTGTTAAAGTGTTAGTCTGTATTTGTAATCCAATAAAGCTGTTTTAATATTGTAGTAATTTGGATAGTTTTCTTGGATCTTTTCTATCATTCCATTATTATTCAGGATATTTTATATTGCTACTCTTTATCTTAGCGAGCGACAGTATGGAACGGTccatcgtttttgtttatatcaTGTGTGTTGTATGCAAACTTGATATTTTGGCTTTATCAGTTGATTTAGAGCAGCTGTAGCCAGTACAGCTGAAACAGTTCTTGGGCAAGTTTCTTTGGGCAACTAGTTTGATCCTAATGCTACGTTGGTTCTTCCTGATAGAAAGAATCAAAAGGTTCTCACTGGTCGATCATAAGGATTGATATAGGATCGATATAGATATAGCAAAAAATCGAGGCTCCTTCGTACTGATTTCTGGTTCAGAACATCTGATGATAATATGCAACAAATCCTGTGTAAGTTACTTACGACGCCCAAGTAACGACTGTTGCAATGAGCATCCGAAGAAGCTAGCGAAAAGAATGTTTCCGACGGTAAGAACTTTGGAGATCTCAGCACAACTGACCTCAACAAagctcaaaatattttttgagcAATCCTCTAACTGTCACCAAATTTTTCAGTCGCTCATTCTGACCCTGATTGTAAGAGACTGGAATGAATCGTTGCTGAGGCCCAAGCATGCCGTCAAAAAGTCATCCAGAAAGGTAAGCCAATGGGTTTTTGTGTCCGATCCTTGGGTAGCTACCAACAAAATACATATTTGTATGAAGCAGATGTCGTAAATAAGGCATTAAACATCTCTCATTGCTCAGCGCCAAATCACCCTGCTTAACTTGATTGCTGTAATACGATAAAGCACATCTATATTCAACTCATACCAGGAAATACCTTTAAAAGAGTATTGCAAGATATTAgatctttcaaaaaatctgcTTCATCCAACGATTCATCGTCCCTTCTCAGTTGTCCAGTTCCGATAGTTCATTTTTATTGGTTATCATTTTTATGAATACGCTCCAGTACACTTTATTCAAGAGATCTtgaacggaaaataaattatagctTCCCATTTTCTATCGCTTAGTGTATGTTTTGATCAGCAGAAATGATGAATCGCTTCAGTTCGTACTTTAGGGTCGCGTCGGTTTTGGAGGACATGGGACCGGGACGCTTTCAGACGAATGAAGCGCGAAGCAACGATCGTAAGTCGTAAGTGAACTCATAAATTCAGCTGCTTTAATGTGCGCTCGTATGCTGGAACCAGTGGGGCGAGGGACAGACGAGAACATTCATATGAAATGTTTACGGTCAATGTAATTTATTGCAGCACCAGAACTCACATGCACCGTGCGGCGTTGTTTTGTTCTGCTACCTGGCCGACGTGCTGTCGCCTGGAATGGAAGGATGTGCATTAATTTATGAACTTTCTGATGAACTACAAACCCCAGCCCCGCCGTCACttttgctactgctactgtCGGTCCCATTTGCCGGGTAATTACGTTAATGCGTGaactaattaatttttcacacCCCAAAAGCCAGTCAAGGGATCGATTTTCGCGAATTGATTGAAAAACGAGATGGGATTTATTGTCACCATGCGTTTCACTCgcactgtgtttgtgtgtctgcagTGACGGTGGCAGATCGTTAATTGAGTGCTGTCCGGACCGTTGCCGTTGATGTTTGGTACATCCCCGAAGCGTTTCTTGGGGCGAATACGGTTGCATTTCCTGTCGGCACATTCCTCGTGGCGTTTACAGTAACCACACTGTTGCCAGGGGGAAGTggcattaaatttattaatcatcatttttattgattggTGAATCCGTGGACGAACGATCGGTCTGCCAATGAGCACTTGGGGCACCAGGAATAGCCGGGCCCATAATTGATATAAAACGATAATCAATCATGCTTCAGGGACACGGGTGAACATAGGCTGTATCCGGATGCTGCTAAAGAAACCAGAGAGGAATTCGAATCTGGGACGCGTAGCTTTTTGACGAGCATTTGATGAATTGATTGAAATGACGTATCCCAACCGTGGCTTTCTGCTGGATTTCGGTAAAGATTTTCTGATAGTAAACAAGCCGTTTATTGCTCGTATCACTTTACGATACATCGGTACAGTCTTATGTCTTATTGTCCCATTACTCGCGGAGTACAATTTTCACCGGAATACCGATGTCCGGTCGAAGTACAAGATCAGTCTTTACACGCAACTTGCCGAGCGATTCACCGGGCAGTATGCGATAGTTCGCAATCAGCTTGATGAGGGTAACCTTCATCTCCATCAGTGCATACCGCTGCCCAATACAGTTCCGTGCCCCGATGCTGAACGGTAGATAGTCAAAGGGACCACGCTTTGATTCGGCATCCTCCGAAAAACGTGACGGATCGAATAGGTTCGGGTTCGGGTAGATCTCGGGATTGCGATGAATCACGTAAATCGGTACCAGGATGTTTTGTCCCGCCGGTACAACGGTGCCATCTGTGGAAtcatgaaaaaggaaaaacatttaaaatgaatgaatatttAGAAGCATCctgcgtatgtgtgtctgtatgctTACTGAGCTCTAAATCTTCCACTAGTGCACGACCAATGATGCCCACGGGTGGATACATGCGAAGACCTTCCTTTACCACCAGATCGAGGTACTTGAATTCTTGCAGGTTCTGATACGTAAGTTCGGCAGTTTTGTGATCTTTGCCCAACACCGCCACAATCTCTTCGTACACCCTCTCCTGTACATCCGGGTTGCGGGCCAGTTCGTAGATCGTAAACGAGATGCCACTGGTTGTTGTGTCGTGGCCCTCGAACATAAACGT
This genomic window from Anopheles maculipalpis chromosome 2RL, idAnoMacuDA_375_x, whole genome shotgun sequence contains:
- the LOC126558260 gene encoding dnaJ homolog subfamily B member 14-like; amino-acid sequence: MEVNKDEAKRCIEMATAALKMGNLEKAERLLKKSQSLYPLAQAEELLKRVKAAGSKPSSGNSTSGTASGGTANGAASARRRPVNREGEKPAEPKLNIDYTQEQANAVKRVQKCKDFYEVLGVSQEATDSEIKKCYKKHALQLHPDKNKAPGAMEAFKSLGNAVETLTDPQKRKAYDLYRTTGGSGGFGGSPGTRTRTPNGGYTYGQNGFNFQTAFDEGINTNDLFNMFFGGGFPQQQQQHQQHHYYRTRTGRTSQYDDRNVSQPSLIFQLILCFIVVSLLSTFFASDPVYSLQQTGKFSVERRTLNLKIPYYVKNNFLNEYQGTLGRLEHSVEEEYVTYMKRACSNERTYRDAMIGRAKSFGSRAQYQQAQQLKVPSCDALYRLNIGVVQY